In Mya arenaria isolate MELC-2E11 chromosome 1, ASM2691426v1, the genomic stretch ACTATTACTATTGTGTTTATCCAACGGCGTGTTTTTCATGCCTGTATTTGACAATTCTATGCGTACTGCCTTCTACCATTTCTTGCTGCTAGAGCGCTCATACACTGGGTTGTTTTTCTTAAGTTTCTGGTATTTGAAAAGACTAGGCGAGTTGCGTTTTATCATATCTAATTTTGAGAACTGTCTTCATTCAATGGTAAGTTGTCCATTTGGAATTTGTAGCACTTGACGTGCAGGTCTTATTACCACTTTATGACTTTTTAGTTTGACCTTCAGTCAACGGCTAATTGTTTTGTCTGATAATTGACTAAACTAGGCATActttattttaccatttttctGACTGGTAAATGGTCCTCATCTAACGCCTATGAAGTAGTTGATAAGACTAGGCGTggtgtttttttcctttttctgaCTTTAAGAATGATCTTCATCCGATCGTCCTTCGTGGTgtcttttattatattatgactgATCAAATGGTCCTTATCCAACGGATATATGTCAAttctgatatttgaatagcctAGGTGTTTGCTTTTTACCTTATTTGCATTGTTAGAATGGTCTCCATCCGATGGCTGGTTGTCCTAAGTGTTATTTGACAAGACTAGACGTACTGTCTTGTATCGTTTCTGGCCTTGGGGACGGTATTTATCCGACGGCTAGTTCACATTTCTTGAATTTGACTACACtagacatgtttttattttaccattCTCTAACTTTTAGAACGGGTTTAACAAGATTGAGCGTGTTGTCTGGTGTAATTTTGAATTGTCCTTATCTGATAAAAAGTTACCCTGTGTATTGAGTGACTGTTTGAATCGTCGTTAGTCATtgatcattatattttttgtgtgacCTTATTAGTATAGACAAAGTGTATATAGTAAATGTCATAGCTGTTTAATGCTCTTTATCCGGAATCTACTGGTTCTTGGTGGCATTGAACAAGCATAAGTGTGGTTTCTGTTCACAGCTCAGCTCTCGTTGTAAGAGGTCATGAAATAATTCTGAAGATCGGATCTTTAAAGTATAACTATATGTTCCACGTTTACAAATGATCCCAAATTTGATTTCATATTCACACTCAGAAAAGCGATTATGTTGGATGTCAAAAAAGACTTAAATAAtcgatttatttcaaaaataattaccTACATTAAATTGCAAATATTCAGCAATCCTCACTGTCATTTACCTGAATGTTAGTAAAACCGTTGGAATAACATTGTGTCTTGGCTAAGTCTCGAAACCGTTCCGTAAGCATGGGCACTggaattaaatattattctttaaTTTGTAGTACAAACTGAAATAGACGCTATTGTATCCTTTCAGTTCGCCATGGCCAACGCTTTCCTCGTCTCGAAGTGGAAGATCTGGTACAACTCTCTTGATGTGAATCACGACGGAATGATTTCGTTTGCGGATGTTGAAGAGTCTAGGCAAGTCACTTTTTCTACTCAAATTAAAGTTATAATCATCCTTACATTCAGGTGCAAACAAGGATCAGATGTACACCTTTTTTGGAAGGCTTTCTGTCAGGCGTTAAAGTTAAATTTAGCATTTAATTTCAACAGCTCGGATCTAAACTTAGTTAAAGATCGCTTATGTTAGCTGgattaatgttgtttttgatgtaGCTTACACTATATTCGTTTAATATCTTGTGCAACTGTCTGAATCGGTGACATTGTAGATAAAATGTTACGCAGTGCgatacaatttcattttattgatatttagtaaacttattattttagatatatttatataacactATTGTTAAAATTTCTCACACATGTGtatttaaaggtaaaaaaaaatacacttcgATTAGAATACaatctacattttcagccaatgagaaTGCAGATAGGCAGCCATTAAgtagtagacttaatcatttataatatcAACGTTCGCGCGTGTTTAAAGGTCTGCATACTGCCAATCATGACCCCTGCGTCGGATTTTGCGTCGACAATATGCCGGCCAATGGGATGGTATTCTAACTCAGTTATATGTCATCAAGTGAATTCTTAGTGATTAAGAAGGACTCGTTCGTTACgatcactccgcccattcttaatcattacgaattcacttcatgtcatctaactatgaCATGAAATTCTAGTAAATATTTCATCTTCAACCTTTCATTTGaccttttattaaaataaatataaatcagaGAGATTTGTCTCCTATTTTTGCTCGGTGATTGTATATATTGTGGCATCATCTTGGAATGATATTTGTGTAAATCAGTATAAGATCGGCGTATGTTTTATTAAGTGATCACAAAATGCATTATAAGCTTGAGCTTACAAGTGATATATATCTTGATATAACATCGTTTTGTGCTTTTGCTCCAAAACCATTTCAACCCGGCATTGAAATCATTGTTACTTTTATTACCAAGTACGGAAACCATAATATTTAAAAGCAGTGAGAATATTTCATCACCAATGTTTTTTCATTTGTACATGCATTTCAAAAAAAGAATGATTACGGTAAACTTTGGCTATGTCCTAACATTACTCACGCTCAATTCATATCATTGGACGCAACATAGAACTGGTATGCTCAAATGAGGGCAAGAGAGCGCACACCTCTTTATTTAAGGGATGGGGTGGGCGTGGCGACCCAATCCCGTTTGATAGTAGTTCGTAGCTCAATGCCAACGGACATTTTACAGGCCCATATctacagttgttttttttcaattttatttaaattaaattacaggAACAAGTTTTCCGAGCTTCACAATCTTGACGCGAAACAGAAAAAGGATGTTATTGAGAACTTTGAAAAGTGGTGGAACCAGTATATCTTCAGGAAGAGGAAAGGAGAGGAGATATCGGAGAAAGAATTCCTTGACATGCTGAACAACGACTTCAAAACAGACAAAGCCAAATTCCTATCAGAAATGGAAGCATGCTTTAAAACCCTTTTCAATGTAATTGATACCAACCAGGATCGATCAATCTCCGAAGACGAGTTTCTGATCGCTTTCAAGGCATACGGAC encodes the following:
- the LOC128229553 gene encoding sarcoplasmic calcium-binding protein-like is translated as MANAFLVSKWKIWYNSLDVNHDGMISFADVEESRNKFSELHNLDAKQKKDVIENFEKWWNQYIFRKRKGEEISEKEFLDMLNNDFKTDKAKFLSEMEACFKTLFNVIDTNQDRSISEDEFLIAFKAYGHENVALDTKFFKSYNPDKDGLVPLMNIVNSWIQFTTSEDESKPDVVKAAFESGV